From Achromobacter spanius, a single genomic window includes:
- a CDS encoding porin, with protein MKKTLLAAALLAGFAGVAQAETSVTLYGIIDTGLGYNKISGGSDAQNGSRFGMINGVQNGSRWGLRGSEDLGDGLRAVFQLESGFNSGNGNSAQGGRLFGRQATVGLASDSWGQLDFGRQTNIASKYFGSIDPFGAGFGQANIGVGMSAANTQRYDNMVMYQTPSFSGFQFGVGYSFSADDTKGAETGFKTADNTRAITTGLRYVNGPLNVALSYDQLNASNRLPTESTDATPRMYAIGGSYDFEVVKLALAYARTTDGWFAGQGTATSTIGGGTGSVNFGSNLFADGFKANSYLVGLSAPIGGASNLFGSWQRVDPSNSNLTGDDSNMNIYSLGYTYDLSKRTNLYAYGSYATNYAFLNDLKSTAVGVGVRHRF; from the coding sequence ATGAAAAAGACTCTGCTCGCTGCCGCCCTGCTCGCCGGTTTCGCCGGTGTCGCCCAGGCAGAAACGTCTGTCACCCTGTACGGTATCATCGACACGGGCCTCGGCTACAACAAGATCAGCGGCGGTTCTGATGCCCAAAACGGCAGCCGTTTTGGCATGATCAACGGCGTCCAGAACGGTTCGCGCTGGGGTCTGCGTGGTTCGGAAGATCTGGGTGACGGCCTGCGCGCTGTTTTCCAACTGGAATCGGGCTTCAACTCGGGTAACGGCAACTCCGCTCAAGGTGGTCGTCTGTTCGGCCGTCAAGCCACCGTCGGTCTGGCCAGCGACAGCTGGGGTCAACTGGACTTCGGTCGCCAAACCAACATCGCGTCGAAGTACTTCGGCTCGATCGATCCGTTCGGCGCTGGCTTCGGTCAAGCCAACATCGGCGTCGGCATGAGCGCTGCCAACACGCAACGCTACGACAACATGGTCATGTATCAGACCCCGTCGTTCAGCGGCTTCCAGTTCGGCGTTGGCTACTCGTTCAGCGCTGATGACACCAAGGGTGCTGAAACCGGCTTCAAGACCGCCGACAACACCCGCGCCATCACGACCGGTCTGCGCTACGTCAACGGCCCGCTGAACGTCGCTCTGTCGTACGACCAGCTGAATGCCTCGAACCGTCTGCCGACCGAATCGACCGACGCCACCCCGCGTATGTACGCCATCGGCGGTTCGTACGACTTCGAAGTCGTGAAGCTGGCTCTGGCCTACGCTCGCACGACCGACGGCTGGTTCGCCGGCCAAGGCACCGCCACCAGCACCATCGGTGGTGGCACGGGTTCCGTGAACTTCGGCAGCAACCTGTTTGCTGACGGCTTCAAGGCCAACTCGTACCTGGTCGGTCTGTCGGCCCCGATCGGCGGCGCTTCGAACCTGTTCGGTTCGTGGCAGCGCGTTGATCCGTCGAACTCGAACCTGACGGGTGATGATTCCAACATGAACATCTACTCGCTGGGCTACACCTACGACCTGTCCAAGCGCACCAACCTGTACGCTTACGGTTCGTACGCCACGAACTACGCCTTCCTGAACGACCTGAAGTCGACCGCTGTCGGCGTCGGTGTCCGTCACCGCTTCTAA
- a CDS encoding NuoB/complex I 20 kDa subunit family protein — protein sequence MAIDGILKQGFITTSADKFLNWAKTGSMWPMTFGLACCAVEMMHAGAARYDLDQFGIIFRPSPRQSDLMIVAGTLCNKMAPALRKVYDQMPEPRWVVSMGSCANGGGYYHYSYSVVRGCDRIVPVDVYVPGCPPTAEALVYGLLQMQNKIRLTNTIAR from the coding sequence ATGGCTATAGACGGCATTCTCAAGCAAGGGTTCATCACCACCAGCGCCGACAAGTTCCTGAACTGGGCGAAGACCGGTTCGATGTGGCCCATGACCTTCGGTCTGGCCTGTTGCGCGGTTGAGATGATGCACGCGGGCGCAGCCCGCTATGACCTGGACCAATTCGGCATCATCTTCCGGCCCAGTCCGCGCCAGTCCGATCTTATGATCGTTGCCGGCACGCTGTGCAACAAGATGGCGCCCGCGCTGCGCAAGGTCTACGACCAGATGCCCGAGCCGCGCTGGGTGGTTTCCATGGGCTCCTGTGCCAATGGCGGCGGCTACTACCACTACTCGTATTCGGTGGTGCGTGGCTGTGATCGCATCGTACCGGTAGACGTCTACGTGCCGGGCTGCCCGCCCACGGCCGAGGCGCTGGTCTACGGCTTGCTGCAAATGCAGAACAAGATCCGTCTGACCAACACGATTGCGCGCTGA
- a CDS encoding TetR/AcrR family transcriptional regulator: MSTPSPRADRNERLSALRRQIILDAAQRVFERDGLEKTTIRAIAKEAGCTTGAIYPWFAGKEALYGELLDGSLQRLHAHLAQAGEAEAPQSAARGVIRAFFAYYAQRRTDFSLGMYLFQGLGPRGLGRDMDEQLNSRLRQCIDLIGQALSRTKGWRDESVQVEQMNVFTYLMGLLLLVHTRRLKSLGQQADALLDNYCHALEQR, translated from the coding sequence ATGTCCACGCCCTCCCCCCGTGCCGACCGTAACGAACGTCTGAGCGCCCTGCGCAGGCAGATCATCCTGGACGCCGCGCAGCGCGTGTTCGAGCGGGATGGGCTGGAAAAGACGACGATCCGGGCCATCGCGAAGGAAGCCGGTTGCACGACCGGCGCCATCTATCCCTGGTTCGCGGGCAAGGAAGCGCTGTACGGGGAACTGCTGGATGGATCGTTGCAGCGGCTGCACGCGCATCTGGCGCAGGCGGGCGAGGCCGAGGCGCCGCAGTCGGCCGCGCGCGGCGTGATACGGGCGTTCTTTGCGTACTACGCGCAGCGGCGCACGGATTTTTCGCTGGGGATGTATCTGTTCCAGGGACTTGGCCCACGCGGGCTGGGCCGGGACATGGACGAACAGCTCAATAGCCGGTTGCGGCAATGCATCGATCTGATCGGACAGGCGCTGTCACGCACGAAGGGCTGGCGCGACGAGTCCGTTCAGGTCGAGCAGATGAACGTGTTCACTTATCTGATGGGACTGTTGCTGCTGGTGCATACCCGCCGCCTCAAGTCCCTGGGCCAGCAGGCCGACGCGCTGCTGGACAACTATTGCCACGCTCTGGAACAACGATGA
- a CDS encoding NADH-quinone oxidoreductase subunit C → MMTRLESLKNNLQTTLGADIALTEALGELTLEVPAEQWFSVCNKLRTEAGLRFETCIDLCGVDYLTWGNGTRQLPEETNVRIHRARYAVVAHLLSLENNWRLRVRTWAPDDEFPMVASLMECWPTVGWFEREAFDLYGIVFEGHPDLRRILTDYGFIGHPFRKDFPLSGTVEMRYDPEQRRVIYQPVTIDPREITPRVVREDTYGMGR, encoded by the coding sequence ATGATGACCAGGCTCGAATCCCTGAAAAACAATTTGCAGACCACCCTCGGCGCGGACATCGCGCTGACCGAGGCGCTGGGCGAGCTGACGCTCGAAGTGCCCGCGGAGCAGTGGTTCTCCGTCTGCAACAAGCTGCGCACCGAAGCCGGCCTGCGCTTTGAAACCTGTATCGACCTCTGCGGCGTCGACTACCTGACCTGGGGCAACGGCACGCGCCAGCTGCCCGAGGAAACCAACGTCCGCATCCACCGCGCGCGTTATGCCGTGGTGGCGCACCTGCTCTCCCTCGAGAACAACTGGCGGCTGCGCGTGCGCACGTGGGCGCCCGACGACGAGTTCCCGATGGTTGCATCGCTGATGGAATGCTGGCCCACGGTCGGCTGGTTCGAACGCGAAGCCTTCGACCTGTACGGCATCGTCTTCGAAGGCCATCCGGACCTGCGCCGCATCCTCACCGACTACGGTTTCATCGGCCATCCGTTCCGCAAGGACTTCCCGCTGTCGGGCACCGTCGAAATGCGCTACGACCCCGAGCAACGGCGCGTCATTTACCAGCCGGTCACGATCGATCCGCGCGAGATCACCCCGCGCGTGGTGCGCGAAGACACCTACGGCATGGGGCGTTGA
- a CDS encoding NADH-quinone oxidoreductase subunit A, producing the protein MNLQQYFPVLLFIVVATLIGFALLTAGSLLGPRRPYAEKLSPYECGFEAFEDARMKFDVRYYLVAILFILFDLEIAFLFPWAIAQGTVGLVGFWTVMVFLAVLTVGFIYEWKKGALDWE; encoded by the coding sequence ATGAACCTGCAACAGTATTTTCCCGTCCTGCTGTTTATCGTAGTGGCCACCCTTATCGGGTTCGCGCTTCTAACGGCCGGCTCCCTCCTTGGCCCGCGGCGTCCTTACGCTGAGAAGCTCTCGCCTTACGAGTGCGGCTTCGAAGCGTTTGAAGATGCACGCATGAAGTTTGACGTGCGCTACTACCTCGTGGCGATCCTGTTCATTCTTTTCGACCTGGAAATCGCGTTCCTGTTCCCATGGGCCATCGCCCAGGGCACCGTCGGACTCGTCGGTTTCTGGACGGTCATGGTTTTCCTCGCCGTGTTGACCGTCGGCTTCATCTACGAATGGAAAAAGGGCGCGCTGGATTGGGAGTGA
- the nuoE gene encoding NADH-quinone oxidoreductase subunit NuoE, with protein sequence MLLSEQAYQKIDRELAKFPADQRQSAIMASLAIAQEEKGWLATEVIEDVAKYIGVPPIAVQEVATFYNMFDVKPVGKNKIAVCTNLPCALRDGDRAGEYLKRKLGVDYRQTTEDGQFTLVEGECMGACGDSPVLIVNNKHMCVRMTDEKLDALVAALKQQGESA encoded by the coding sequence ATGCTGCTTTCCGAACAGGCCTACCAGAAAATCGACCGTGAACTGGCCAAGTTCCCGGCCGACCAGCGGCAGTCCGCCATCATGGCCTCGCTTGCCATCGCGCAAGAAGAGAAGGGCTGGTTGGCTACCGAAGTCATCGAAGACGTGGCCAAGTACATTGGCGTTCCGCCCATCGCGGTCCAGGAAGTCGCCACGTTCTACAACATGTTCGACGTCAAACCCGTCGGCAAGAACAAGATCGCCGTCTGCACGAACCTGCCCTGTGCCTTGCGCGACGGCGACCGTGCCGGCGAATACCTCAAGCGCAAGTTGGGCGTCGACTATCGCCAGACCACCGAAGACGGCCAGTTCACGCTGGTCGAAGGCGAGTGCATGGGCGCCTGCGGCGACTCCCCCGTGCTGATCGTGAACAACAAGCATATGTGCGTGCGCATGACCGACGAGAAGCTGGACGCGCTGGTCGCGGCCCTCAAGCAGCAAGGAGAGTCGGCATGA
- a CDS encoding NADH-quinone oxidoreductase subunit D: MADIKNYTLNFGPQHPAAHGVLRLVLELDGEVIQRADPHIGLLHRATEKLAEHKTYIQALPYMDRLDYVSMMCNEHAYVMAIEKLLGVEAPLRAQYIRVMFDEITRLLNHLMSLGSHALDVGAMAVFLYAFREREDLMDCYEAVSGARMHAAYYRPGGVYRDLPDSMPQYGDSSKFRGDKEMRVMNDARSGSLLDFIEDFTNRFPACVDEYETLLTDNRIWKQRLVGIGVVDPDRAKALGFTGPMLRGSGVAWDLRKMQPYEVYDLLDFDIPVGVNGDCYDRYLVRIAEMRQSNRIIRQCVEWLRNNPGPVMIENHKIAPPSRTAMKTNMEELIHHFKLFTEGFHVPPGEAFASVEHPKGEFGIYLVSDGANKPYRLKIRAPGFVHLQALDEMSRGHMIADAVTIIGTQDIVFGEIDR, encoded by the coding sequence ATGGCAGACATCAAGAACTACACCCTGAACTTCGGTCCTCAACACCCGGCCGCGCACGGTGTGCTGCGCCTGGTGCTCGAGCTTGACGGCGAAGTCATCCAGCGCGCCGATCCGCACATCGGCCTGCTGCACCGTGCCACCGAAAAGCTGGCCGAGCACAAGACCTACATCCAGGCGCTGCCCTACATGGACCGCCTGGACTACGTGTCCATGATGTGCAACGAGCACGCCTACGTCATGGCCATCGAAAAGCTGCTGGGCGTCGAAGCCCCGCTGCGCGCGCAGTACATCCGCGTGATGTTCGATGAAATCACGCGTCTGCTGAATCACCTGATGTCGCTGGGCTCGCACGCCCTCGACGTGGGCGCCATGGCGGTGTTCCTGTACGCCTTCCGTGAACGCGAAGACCTGATGGACTGCTACGAAGCGGTCTCGGGCGCGCGCATGCACGCGGCCTACTACCGTCCGGGCGGCGTCTACCGCGACCTGCCGGATTCCATGCCGCAGTACGGCGACTCCAGCAAGTTCCGTGGCGACAAGGAAATGCGCGTCATGAACGACGCACGTTCGGGCTCGCTGCTGGACTTCATCGAAGACTTCACCAACCGCTTCCCGGCCTGCGTCGACGAGTACGAAACGCTGCTCACCGACAACCGCATCTGGAAGCAGCGTCTGGTGGGCATCGGCGTGGTCGATCCCGATCGCGCCAAGGCGCTGGGCTTCACCGGCCCGATGCTGCGTGGCTCGGGCGTCGCCTGGGATCTGCGCAAGATGCAGCCCTACGAAGTCTACGACCTGCTTGATTTCGACATCCCCGTGGGTGTCAACGGCGACTGCTACGACCGCTATCTGGTCCGCATCGCCGAGATGCGCCAAAGCAATCGCATCATCCGCCAGTGCGTGGAATGGCTGCGCAACAATCCCGGCCCGGTCATGATCGAGAATCACAAGATCGCCCCGCCGTCGCGTACCGCCATGAAGACCAACATGGAAGAGCTGATCCATCACTTCAAGCTCTTCACTGAAGGTTTCCACGTGCCCCCGGGCGAAGCGTTTGCCTCGGTCGAGCATCCGAAGGGCGAATTCGGCATCTATCTGGTGTCCGACGGCGCCAACAAGCCTTACCGCCTGAAGATTCGGGCCCCCGGCTTTGTCCACCTGCAAGCGCTGGATGAAATGTCGCGCGGCCACATGATCGCCGACGCCGTCACCATCATTGGCACGCAGGACATCGTTTTCGGCGAGATCGATCGCTGA
- the nuoF gene encoding NADH-quinone oxidoreductase subunit NuoF → MNAPDLYKQFAQGLDPDPLNDLSNSMALHGRHLQPQIMADVDGANWRLADYVKRGGYEALKKILTTGMKPEDVIAEVKASGLRGRGGAGFPTGLKWSFMPRAFPGQKYLVCNSDEGEPGTFKDRDILRFNPHIVIEGMAIAAYAMGISVGYNYIHGEIFEVYERFEEALEEARAAGFLGDRLFGSDFSFQLHAFHGYGAYICGEETALLESLEGKKGQPRFKPPFPASFGLYGKPTTINNTETFAAVPWIIRNGGQAYLEVGKPNNGGTKLFSITGDVERPGNYEIPLGTPFSTLLELAGGMRGGKKLKAVIPGGSSAPVLPADIMMECTMDYDSIAKAGSMLGSGAVIVMDETRCMVKSLLRLSYFYFEESCGQCTPCREGTGWLYRMVHRIENGQGRPEDLELLDNVALNIMGRTICALGDAAAMPVRGFLKHFRDEFAHHIEHKSCVVPQYL, encoded by the coding sequence ATGAATGCGCCTGACCTGTACAAGCAGTTCGCGCAGGGGCTCGATCCCGATCCCCTGAACGACCTGTCCAACTCGATGGCCCTGCACGGTCGCCACCTGCAACCGCAGATCATGGCGGACGTCGACGGCGCCAACTGGCGCCTGGCCGACTACGTCAAGCGCGGCGGCTACGAAGCCCTGAAGAAGATCCTGACCACCGGCATGAAGCCGGAAGACGTGATCGCCGAAGTCAAGGCGTCGGGTCTGCGCGGCCGTGGCGGCGCGGGCTTCCCGACCGGCCTGAAGTGGAGCTTCATGCCGCGCGCCTTCCCGGGCCAGAAGTACCTCGTCTGCAACTCCGACGAAGGCGAGCCCGGCACGTTCAAGGACCGCGACATCCTGCGCTTCAATCCGCACATCGTGATTGAAGGCATGGCGATCGCGGCCTACGCCATGGGCATCAGCGTCGGCTACAACTACATCCACGGCGAAATCTTCGAAGTCTACGAGCGCTTCGAAGAGGCCCTCGAAGAGGCGCGTGCCGCCGGCTTCCTGGGCGACCGCCTGTTCGGTTCCGACTTCAGCTTCCAGCTTCACGCTTTCCACGGTTACGGCGCCTACATCTGCGGCGAAGAAACCGCGCTGCTGGAATCGCTGGAAGGCAAGAAGGGCCAGCCGCGCTTCAAGCCGCCGTTCCCGGCCAGCTTCGGCCTGTACGGCAAGCCCACCACCATCAACAACACGGAAACGTTCGCGGCGGTGCCGTGGATCATCCGCAACGGCGGCCAGGCCTACCTGGAAGTCGGCAAGCCGAACAACGGCGGCACCAAGCTGTTCTCGATCACCGGCGACGTCGAGCGTCCCGGCAACTACGAGATCCCGCTGGGCACCCCGTTCTCGACCCTGCTGGAGCTGGCGGGCGGCATGCGCGGCGGCAAGAAGCTGAAGGCGGTCATCCCCGGCGGCTCGAGCGCCCCGGTCCTGCCCGCCGACATCATGATGGAATGCACGATGGACTATGACTCCATCGCCAAGGCCGGCTCGATGCTCGGCTCGGGCGCTGTGATCGTCATGGACGAGACGCGCTGCATGGTGAAGTCGCTGCTGCGTCTGTCGTACTTCTATTTCGAGGAAAGCTGCGGCCAGTGCACGCCGTGCCGCGAAGGCACCGGCTGGCTCTACCGCATGGTGCACCGCATCGAAAACGGTCAAGGCCGTCCGGAAGATCTGGAGCTGCTGGACAACGTGGCCCTCAACATCATGGGCCGCACCATCTGCGCCCTCGGTGACGCCGCCGCCATGCCCGTCCGTGGCTTCCTCAAGCATTTTCGCGACGAATTCGCGCACCACATCGAGCACAAGTCTTGTGTGGTCCCGCAATATCTGTAG